The Balaenoptera acutorostrata chromosome 2, mBalAcu1.1, whole genome shotgun sequence genomic sequence TTAagaatggttaagatggtgaattttatgttatgtgtattttaccacaataaaaaaagactgggggaaaaaaatgggatgTGTTTATTTTGATTCCCATGCAAAGGATAAGCCAAGAGTTTCTCAGGCCCTCTTGCAGGTTGCTGGCTTTTCTTTCCTGCAATTAGCATGCTCATTATTAACCATGCATGCTGATTACAGATAAGGAGCAGGCTGATTACAGCCCAAGAGCCCTGGTGATAGTTATCTTGTCAGCAAGACTCTCCCCGCCCCTGAGGGTTTCCCTTGGCTCAGGACGGCTTCTTAACTCATTAGGGACCCCTAATTTTATCTTCCTTCAGACCCTCCCCTACCAGCTGGATGGATTCCCCCAGGCTTTCTGCTCTCTTATAACTGCCAAGGAAATCCCCAAATCCTGGTAGGGTAGCCCCCCAAACACCAGTCCACAAGAGGAGGGATTTTCACCCACTTTGCTCCCCCACTACTGCAAGGATGGTGCTTGGTACCCTGCAGGCATTCagtcaaaatgaatgaatgaatgaatgaacgaatgctGGATCATAGAGATAAGACAGGGATGGAGGAGGCCCTCTCTCCCCGTACCTcactcagttccttcatctgtaaaatggtgataataagcATGCCCATTACACGTGGGTGAAATGCTTAGGGCATAGTAAGCCCTCAACACTCGGTGCAGTGGCTGTCACCAGTATcgttttcattattgttatttctGCTACTCCCCATCAGTCCAGCCCGGCTGCTCTCACACCCCACGCGCCTTGAGGATCGTCCATGAGCCCCAGGCTGACTAATGGGGAAGGGTGAGCTGCCCTTACCGGTCAGGGTGTATTCTGTCTGCTGGATGCCCTCGATGACCATCCAGGGCTGGTCCTCCTTGAGGCGGGGCGGGCCCTCAAAGTTGGTCCGCCGATACTCCAGCACGTAGTGGTCAATCTTGTTGTCCTCGTCTGGCATGCGCCACACCAAGGTTACACAGTTGTCGGCCACCAGGGACTCGGCCAGGTCGATCACAGGGGCGCTAGGCACTGCCCAGGACAGAGCAGAGATGGGTGTCAGGGTGCTGCGCCTGCAGGGGCGGGCCTTGCTGTAACCCCGCCCACATAATAGACCTTCTTGGGGGCGGGGCGTCCTCCAGATCCCAGGATTAGGGGCGGGGCCCCTCTGGGTTGTGGGGCCTGGGGGTGGAACCTCCTCAAAGGGTGGAGGGTAGGGAAGAGCTTTCTCAGGGTTTAACCAACAAATGGCTGGGCCTTCTCTGGATTCCACCATTTAGAGGTAGAACATTTCCAGAACACTACCAATTGGGGGTGTGGCCTCCATGGGACTCCACCCCTGGTGGGTGGGCTCTGCCACAGGGTGGGGCTTCCTCATGGCTCCACCCACTGGGGGTGGGAATTCTCAAGCCTCCACCCCAGGGCGGGGCCTTCTGGGGTTTCCACAAAAGGCTGTCAGCCCTACTCTAGGCCTTGTCTCAGGGCCCCCCAGACTCCCGGGCCATTTCCCTGCAATCTTGGCCCTCCAGCAAGTTCCCCTCTCACCAGGCAGGAACGTGAGTGCCTGTAGCATCCTCCGCTCCTGTGCAAAGTCCACCATGAGGTGACTCATGTTGTCGCTGACCTTGGCTTTCAATGACAGCCGGAAGGCGGGGGCCATTGTCACACTGTAGGGAAGGAGGTGGACGCCTAGGCCTGGTCCTCCGAGGTGTGTGTAGGGGACCCCCTCCCCCTTATTCCTGTCCAGTGCTCTGGGCCAAGGGACCCTCACCTGGGCATTCCCACCTTCACAACAGGGGTGGGGCAATGGGGTGGGAGCCAGGTCCCAGCATCTTACCCATCTTTGATTTGCTTGGCAGCCTAGAAAGAGggacagaataaaatccaaagaattGTGTTGACTGAGTCTGAAAGCCAGTAAACAGATAGGAAGACTGAGGCCCAGCCAGGCATCTATGTGGCAAAGTGCCCCAACACTGGGGCAGAAAACCTTGGCTGTGCCCCGAAGGGATAGGGGGCGAAGACaggctcccacccccaccttccgCCCAGTACCCAGTACATACAGTTGgctgatttagcaaataaaaattttataggatgcccagttaagtctgcatttcagataaacaggaAATGATTTTCTAGTATAAGTAGGTCCCATCTAATATTTCAGACACACTTATACTAAATGTCGCACGTGACATAtgactaaaaaattattcattgttaaaTCTGAACTTCAGATAAAGAATGGACAGGTATTTTTGTGTAAATATGTCCCACGCAACACTTGGGAAATATTGATACTAAACATTTGCATGAGATAtactaaaaaatttatttgttcttaaatttgaatttcagatcaaccacggagaattttttttttagtgtatgtcCCATGTGATCTTTGGGATGTACTTAGACTAAATATTGCATGGgccatacttatactaaaaaattactcGTAGTTGATCTGAAAGGCAAATGTATCTGGgggtcctgtattttatctggcagccctACCAATCTGGCTTCCGAGGCACCCACCTGAGGAAAGTCCTCGCGGTCTGTGGCCTGCAGGGTCTGGTTAGCCGTCTCCAGAAGCTCCTCAGAGCTCTCCAGAGCTCGCGTGCAGGCAGCCAGCTGGTTCTGCAGGTGCCACGGCACCGAGAGGAGAGACACCTTACTCCACTGCCTCACGCCCTCCCAGGGCTCCCCACCGCCTTCGGGATCCAGGGTACCATGCCCTTCTCCAACtgcaggtgggagagggaggctggCCCTCTGCGGGCAAggcatcagaaccacctggggaTCCCTTCTTTAGAAACGCACATGCCCAGGCCACACCTAAGCCCAAGGCTCCACATCCCCCAGGGATGGGAATCTGGGGTGTTAGGAGGTTGCCCAGGAGGTTCTGGTGCAGCTCCAGCGACCCCAGCTTGGAATCTGGGACCCCAGGAGAGTCACAGGGGGTGTTTGGCAAGGGGTGATGCCCTCAGATCTGGGGCACCAGTGGGAAGGGCTGAGAAATTGGAAGCGCTGGGTGAGGACCGGTGGGGAGGAATAGCCAGATGTACGGGTGGGGCTGCAGCAGTGGAGAGGAGGGGTGCAtgggagaggggattaagaaggAGAGCAGGTGGGTGGGGCATTAATAGGTCATggccagggaggaggctgggaagagCCCAGGAAAAAGAGGAGGTGTGGCCGACACCACTAGAGGGTCTGGCTCTGGACACCGGGGACACGTGGGGACATCTCTGGGAAGGGGCACGGGAGGAGAAGCAGGTTTGGAGGAAGACGCTAAGGCCAGCTGGTCTCTGCTGAGtgggaggggtgagatgggggATGGCGTCTGGGCAGGGGTCTGGGAGAGCACCCCCCCCCCGGCCcgcccaccacacacacacctgcagctCGTAGGCGCGGCTGGCACGGTCCTGCTTTATCTTCATGAGCATGCCCTCCTTCAGCTCCTCCAGGAGGGAGAAGAGCGACTGGAACTCGGCTTCCAGGTCCTCCTGCACCTTGGCCGAGTTTGCCTTGGAGAGACATTGTGGGGTCAGAACGGCTAGGATTGTCAAAGCCGGTGCTCAGATAGGGAAACAGGCCTGGCCGTGGCAGCCAGGCCCACGAGTCCCATGGACATCAGCAGATTAGCTCGTTtggctgcccctccctccctcctggggggTGACTTCCTCACCTCCACGTTCAACAGCATCTGCTTGAGGGAGTAAATGAAACTCTGAATCTCTTCATTTTTCACAGCCAGTGTCGTGATGATCTTCCGCAGAGCCTCCTGCCCCCAGGGAAGTACGTGCACAGGTAAGCCCCTCAGCCTGGCCGGGCTCCCTGACTTGAGGCTCCCCATTCTGTCCTCCAGGCTTCCAGGGAGGGGATGCGGGGGCCACTGTGCCAATGAGCTTGGGCATCCACCAAGAGCAGGCCCTGGGCGGAGCTCTGGCCCTACATCCCTCAGGGAGCGAGCAGGCATTAGGCACCCTGCGTGTGCCCATTtcacaggggaggaaactgaggctgtgagAGAGCTTCTCAGGAAGGGACAGACCCTGGGCCCCAGTTAGGTCTGCCTGAGCACAAAGCCTCCAACCAGGTACCTATATCCTGAGGGCAGGGCATGATCCAGGGTGAGGGGCTAGCTTGGGGAAAGAAGCCCCAGAGGAAAAGGAGGCCTGCAGAACATGGGCTCATCTGGGGAAGGGGATACGCTGGGAAAAGGGATTAGCAAGGAGAAAGGAGGTATCTGAGGAAGGGTTAGAGAGGCCAGGTAAGTGGAGAAAGGCAAGGAGGCCTGGAGGAGGGGATGCGGGAGGGAAGGAGGCCGCGTGGGAGGATGTTGCTGGGGCCTGTATCCCTAACCCAGGCCTCCGACGGGTGCTTTTCCTGGGGGCGCGGGATTGGTGGGGTCACCAGTGCTGAGCTGGCGGGGCGTCCTccgaggcggggcggggcgggggccgggacACCTGGTCCGCAATCCGGGTGGAAGGCGTGGGGGATGGAGTCAAGCCTGGGTCCGGGGTACTGGGAGGGCGTGGGGGACATGGAGGGGATGTGCCTGAACCCAGGCCAAGATGATGTGGGGTTGTGGCGAGGGTAGGGGGGCTGAGTCTAGAATGGGGGCTAGATCCGGGCGCGGTtgcggtgggggtggggcttcgtccgcagagcagctggggcgggggggcggggagggagctgCGGCATCACCTGGTCCCCTCCTCTTGTCTACCCCCGCCgcgggccccgccccgccccgccccggtcTTACCCTCTGGTCCTCCATGGCCGCAGCCTAGGTTGTCCCCGGCCAGGCCCGCGGGTCTCACTCGCTCTTCTAGTCCCCAAGCTGCCTTTGCCGCTGCCGGTAGCCAATGGCCCGCCGAgccctcgccgccgccgccgcgcccccAGTCAGCGCTCCATCACTGGCCGCAGGACGCAGGCGCTTCCCTCGCggcaggctgggaaatgtagtccttcTTGCGCTAGGGTCGCCGAGAGCCGAGACCCCCAGAGCCTGGGTCGTACCAGGCGACATTGCTAATGATGTCTGAGCTGGAGAGAGCCCGGAACTGGGAGGCAGGATGCCTGGGTTCGACTGCCGTGTGGCCTTGAGCCTACCCCTAGTCCTCCtagtgcctcagtctccccactcTCTCACCCACACAAATTCTCAGCTGCCACTCAAACTGGAATTCCACTGCAATCCACCTCCACCTGGCCCAGAGATCTGCCCCCCGCAACTACTCACGCCTTACATTTACTGAAAAGCCAAAGTCTTTTGCCCAAGCAGATGTTCAGCTTCCAATGCTGCCTTTCCCTCCCTAAATCACAATTGAACTCCTATGCATCCCACAAAGCCCCAGGCTCTCACATCTCCTCCAGAAGCCTCTCTGCCTGCCCAGAATCCATAGGGCtaggaggaggctgggaggcacTTCCTGGGGAAGTGTGGGCAGAGCGCCACCGCAGGGGCCTCCCTGTGGTTGACAGGAATAATTCTGCCAAGAACACTGACCCTCTTCTTTCTGGTTGAAAAAAAGGAGGTCACACTGTGGTTGGGGTGAGACATTGAGGCCTAGGAGTCTGCCTCCTCCTCTGGGGTGGGTACTGCCGGCTGTGGGGTGATGGGTGCAGGGCTGGGAGAAAGTCCAGAGTCTGTGAACCCCCTCGA encodes the following:
- the FSD1 gene encoding fibronectin type III and SPRY domain-containing protein 1 isoform X2 is translated as MEDQREALRKIITTLAVKNEEIQSFIYSLKQMLLNVEANSAKVQEDLEAEFQSLFSLLEELKEGMLMKIKQDRASRAYELQNQLAACTRALESSEELLETANQTLQATDREDFPQAAKQIKDGVTMAPAFRLSLKAKVSDNMSHLMVDFAQERRMLQALTFLPVPSAPVIDLAESLVADNCVTLVWRMPDEDNKIDHYVLEYRRTNFEGPPRLKEDQPWMVIEGIQQTEYTLTGLKFDMKYMNFRVKACNKAVSGEFSEPVTLETPAFMFRLDASTSHQNLRVDDLSVEWDAMGGKVQDIKAREKDGKGRTASPVNSPARGTPSPKRMPSGRGGRDRFTAESYTVLGDTLIDGGEHYWEVRYEPDSKAFGLGVAYRSLGRFEQLGKTAASWCLYVNNWLQASCPSTTPAPNSCCTPSRPSSHSHCCRLSR